The following proteins are encoded in a genomic region of Coffea eugenioides isolate CCC68of chromosome 6, Ceug_1.0, whole genome shotgun sequence:
- the LOC113774301 gene encoding protein ASPARTIC PROTEASE IN GUARD CELL 1-like, whose translation MEISLARLNFLSMQAEGFTDQRDFHASLATRRKVSLFLACFEMSEPAVQQTVAFDTGTGLFWVHCENPVGGDGEYPLDPPHNSVGSSTFSNLADCHEYCNNATLCFCDKKSCKYYMQYGTGFSRGILASERFIFKSSHNKGSLINDVVHKCSHEAETAANDYNGLLELGTAKHSLLSQLGSGEFSYCIEKLGDSSYDKNILIVGKNLATGGDSTPFQIAGFKYYADLEGTSFGGKMLDNDNEQLKISNHKGGAAFDSGASSSALQPMA comes from the coding sequence ATGGAGATTTCGTTGGCTCGGTTAAACTTTTTATCAATGCAAGCCGAAGGATTCACTGATCAGAGAGATTTCCACGCAAGTTTAGCAACGCGACGTAaagtttccttgtttcttgcatgttttgaaATGAGCGAACCAGCTGTTCAGCAAACTGTTGCTTTTGACACTGGTACCGGCCTATTTTGGGTCCATTGCGAGAATCCAGTGGGTGGTGATGGTGAATATCCATTGGATCCACCCCATAATTCTGTAGGGTCctcaactttttcaaatttagcAGACTGTCATGAATATTGTAACAATGCCACTCTGTGCTTTTGTGAcaaaaaatcatgcaaatatTATATGCAATATGGAACTGGATTTTCAAGAGGGATACTTGCGTCTGAGAGATTTATTTTTAAGTCCTCCCACAATAAAGGATCGCTTATCAACGATGTAGTTCATAAATGCTCACATGAAGCAGAAACAGCAGCCAATGACTACAATGGACTGCTTGAACTTGGGACAGCAAAACATTCCTTACTATCACAATTGGGATCTGGTGAATTTTCTTATTGTATTGAAAAATTAGGTGATTCTAGCTATGATAAAAATATACTAATCGTTGGAAAGAATTTAGCCACTGGAGGAGATTCAACTCCTTTTCAAATTGCTGGCTTCAAATACTATGCAGACCTAGAAGGCACAAGTTTTGGAGGTAAGATGCTTGACAATGACAATGAACAATTGAAAATATCAAATCATAAGGGTGGTGCAGCTTTTGATTCTGGTGCAAGTTCTAGTGCTCTTCAGCCAATGGCATAG
- the LOC113774300 gene encoding protein ASPARTIC PROTEASE IN GUARD CELL 1-like has protein sequence MEISLARLNFLSMQAEGFTDQRDFHASLATRRKVSLFLACFEMSEPAVQQTVAFDTGTSLFWVHCDNPVGGDGEYSLDPPHNSAGSSTFSNLADCHEYCNNATLCFCDKKSCKYYMQYGTGFSRGILASERFIFKSSHNKGSLINDVVHKCSHEAETAANDYNGLLELGTAKHSLLSQLGSGEFSYCIEKLGDSSYDKNILIVGKNLATGGDSTPFQIAGFKYYADLEGISFGGKMLDNDNEQLKISNHKGGAAFDSGASSSALQPMA, from the coding sequence ATGGAGATTTCGTTGGCTCGGTTAAACTTTTTATCAATGCAAGCCGAAGGATTCACTGATCAGAGAGATTTCCACGCAAGTTTAGCAACGCGACGTAaagtttccttgtttcttgcatgttttgaaATGAGCGAACCAGCTGTTCAGCAAACTGTTGCTTTTGACACTGGTACCAGCCTATTTTGGGTCCATTGCGATAATCCAGTGGGTGGTGATGGTGAATATTCATTGGATCCACCCCATAATTCTGCAGGGTCctcaactttttcaaatttagcAGACTGTCATGAATATTGTAACAATGCCACTCTGTGCTTTTGTGAcaaaaaatcatgcaaatatTATATGCAATATGGAACTGGATTTTCAAGAGGGATACTTGCGTCTGAGAGATTTATTTTTAAGTCCTCCCACAATAAAGGATCGCTTATCAATGATGTAGTTCATAAATGCTCACATGAAGCAGAAACAGCAGCCAATGACTACAATGGACTGCTTGAACTTGGGACAGCAAAACATTCTTTACTATCACAATTGGGATCTGGTGAATTTTCTTATTGTATTGAAAAATTAGGTGATTCTAGCTATGATAAAAATATACTAATCGTTGGAAAGAATTTAGCCACTGGAGGAGATTCAACTCCTTTTCAAATTGCTGGCTTCAAATACTATGCAGACCTAGAAGGCATAAGTTTTGGAGGTAAGATGCTTGACAATGACAATGAACAATTGAAAATATCAAATCATAAGGGTGGTGCAGCTTTTGATTCTGGTGCTAGTTCTAGTGCTCTTCAGCCAATGGCATAG
- the LOC113774304 gene encoding protein ASPARTIC PROTEASE IN GUARD CELL 1-like yields the protein MEISLARLNFLSMQAEGFTDQRDFHASLATRRKVSLFLACFEMSEPAVQQTVAFDTGTSLFWVHCDNPVGGDGEYPLDPPHNSVGSSTFSNLADCHEYCNNATLCFCDKKSCKYYMQYGTGFSRGILASERFIFKSSHNKGSLINDVVHKCSHEAETAANDYNGLLELGTAKHSLLSQLGSGEFSYCIEKLGDSSYDKNILIVGKNLATGGDSTPFQIAGFKYYADLEGTSFGGKMLDNDNEQLKISNHKGGAAFDSGASSSALQPMA from the coding sequence ATGGAGATTTCGTTGGCTCGGTTAAACTTTTTATCAATGCAAGCCGAAGGATTCACTGATCAGAGAGATTTCCACGCAAGTTTAGCAACGCGACGTAaagtttccttgtttcttgcatgttttgaaATGAGCGAACCAGCTGTTCAGCAAACTGTTGCTTTTGACACTGGTACCAGCCTATTTTGGGTCCATTGCGATAATCCAGTGGGTGGTGATGGTGAATATCCATTGGATCCACCCCATAATTCTGTAGGGTCctcaactttttcaaatttagcAGACTGTCATGAATATTGTAACAATGCCACTCTGTGCTTTTGTGAcaaaaaatcatgcaaatatTATATGCAATATGGAACTGGATTTTCAAGAGGGATACTTGCGTCTGAGAGATTTATTTTTAAGTCCTCCCACAATAAAGGATCGCTTATCAACGATGTAGTTCATAAATGCTCACATGAAGCAGAAACAGCAGCCAATGACTACAATGGACTGCTTGAACTTGGGACAGCAAAACATTCCTTACTATCACAATTGGGATCTGGTGAATTTTCTTATTGTATTGAAAAATTAGGTGATTCTAGCTATGATAAAAATATACTAATCGTTGGAAAGAATTTAGCCACTGGAGGAGATTCAACTCCTTTTCAAATTGCTGGCTTCAAATACTATGCAGACCTAGAAGGCACAAGTTTTGGAGGTAAGATGCTTGACAATGACAATGAACAATTGAAAATATCAAATCATAAGGGTGGTGCAGCTTTTGATTCTGGTGCAAGTTCTAGTGCTCTTCAGCCAATGGCATAG